A window from Mesorhizobium sp. WSM2240 encodes these proteins:
- a CDS encoding phage tail tape measure protein, with protein sequence MIQQALRKEAADYVAYIKTLETQISKLRAKGRDTGRQEAKLAATRGAYLSNYSQGSMESRANRAAFQREINEMRSTTKVLMDRYFDETNAAYLRDLKRSLTDRATEEKLLRQRMSDRNERSRMGDAAYGFSKQRERRQLNGGANQFMSQAGIMSNYMAVGGVYGAGFYLGNFITQLDKEFRQFQAITATTNTEMSRMEERLLSVSEKTRFTALEVSEAATLMGQAGMSAGEVAEAIEPVTKLATAAGTDLKAAVDVVTSALNIFNLQASEAGHLSDVFTAALNESKLTLDQLALSLQYAGNIAATAGVSYNELTAAVGALANAGIRSGSTIGTGLRQLLVDLMAPSKNLKKEMASLGLTMADIDVETNGLTGVLMNLRAAGFDTTSAFEAFEVRAAAAYTALSNNVDVMAQLRQSFILSNAAAKANETQMQSLANTAANFGSNLGALTYTAFKPFLATLQDVVEGGSEVLSTLRQMGPVVEIVGTVFASLVSALLIARIGKLVFGLIGIGTAATGAAGGVRLLTAAMSANPVFLGLAALTTGITLLQRFGDTAGRTAAQLDALEAKQNEYQAQVDGTTNRIDSLNSAMDDLIKKQASLEAEGNGSLRKTKIMEIVASFQELAGSVDVSTSSVADLIEAMKDLRGEMVADLPAQIDLLTAQLDQRIAVLRGAATDHTKGEGSFIAGAAASSRFGNNGAVYSGDVPSFNDDVLAAFGPKVAEAFRALTGQTNLADLSGQEAQGLQAILEKLVIDLENKIKPLSDEAGLFGAGPELIALRQDLNFVKQLVTAFKPLASSLIDIQSLGLQRDMKAGERASAVLQGTTGYKAGQDAEDEASKYLTEGLANVVRTEDSIIGAKEAYDALQTGLQVQLDTIEASLKSAAEEMRAQGFTEEEIKAAIDSSSLKNDEAKLKNAMKKGSADANAAYTDFMAYLLEQQKKNLNKEIGRVQKELGKAKTEFDVNRIEDRLYALNDELAKIEMDLFETDPHKDVGKSDADLQIAKKQIADEQRDRRDELVTTVIEKRAALAEEVNKTYIEKLETELGNVETEMSNLVNTVDQNSTVEYIKSVAAKLEELDRKAKALAGEIAGVTVSDDYSAFTVGGLPSASANDIQKKIIAAANANGIPPHIALAIASFESGFNPSAKNPMSSAAGIYQNTNGNWDSHGLPRSGRNNIDMQIEAGMKDMRRTQEGLGSTQLSFKDYYGSHLLGQAGYKKALSNLNGNAVSVLGSDAVHKNGGNINQTVSQFLDTIVAKASVHLEKTKDLVQRPMDAAGSALDAETEKLTADSTATVKEFGEKERKASVKRQVKILDSAAQAIEGQINTLMTQSGKAENPEALQSIIDQVRTKWAEMMEKEIEAFTVKNKGTDGFEERLADLTTDLEAGLTGKVVTLLDRYQAAIENQSYAPLQDAQANLAAAQNPLYAKNFTDADVAGLEKNVQLQERAAAVERLNQLEQLHAYILQQVAAAESQYGANSQQVQALKERQYSVEQSLGNARRQNTSDTEAAARGEITLAQSIEAANRAWMMRNGLMDQNGDMISAAERAGQAWGTVLDTLTSGFSQLFMDLAMGTESAEEAFKKFGLSVIQMLMQMIAKQLAFNLVQSLMGGASSGAGSFLGMLFGAGAATGQFVAGIKRAANGEYVSGNNPFRDSELRSVMPGEMILRTSAVNQIGRDALEKVNALGNRKIASGMPTIPQPEAQDSRPINIWAVLPEEQQQIGPEDVVAYISDDIRRRGVTRTLIKAINTGKM encoded by the coding sequence ATGATCCAGCAGGCTCTCCGCAAGGAGGCTGCTGATTACGTCGCCTACATCAAGACCCTGGAAACCCAGATCTCGAAACTCCGCGCCAAGGGGCGGGACACTGGCCGGCAAGAAGCCAAGCTCGCAGCGACAAGGGGAGCCTATCTCTCCAACTATTCCCAAGGAAGCATGGAAAGCCGCGCCAATCGTGCTGCGTTCCAGCGCGAGATCAACGAGATGCGCAGCACCACCAAGGTGTTGATGGATCGTTACTTCGACGAGACGAACGCAGCATATCTGCGGGATCTCAAGCGGTCACTCACCGATCGTGCCACCGAGGAGAAGCTCCTCCGTCAGCGTATGAGTGACCGCAACGAACGCTCCCGTATGGGTGACGCTGCTTACGGCTTCTCCAAACAGCGCGAGCGCCGGCAGCTCAACGGTGGCGCCAACCAGTTCATGTCGCAAGCCGGCATCATGAGCAACTACATGGCGGTCGGCGGTGTGTACGGCGCCGGCTTCTACCTGGGCAACTTCATTACCCAGCTGGACAAGGAGTTCCGGCAGTTCCAGGCCATCACCGCGACGACCAACACCGAGATGTCTCGGATGGAAGAGCGTCTGCTCTCCGTCTCGGAAAAGACCCGGTTCACGGCGCTTGAGGTCTCGGAAGCCGCCACCCTCATGGGCCAGGCCGGTATGTCGGCCGGTGAGGTCGCCGAGGCGATCGAGCCTGTCACCAAGCTGGCCACCGCTGCCGGCACCGACCTGAAAGCCGCTGTGGACGTCGTCACGTCCGCGCTCAACATCTTCAATCTCCAGGCGTCCGAAGCTGGCCACCTGTCCGACGTTTTCACGGCGGCTCTCAACGAGTCGAAGCTGACGCTCGACCAGCTCGCCCTCTCGCTCCAGTACGCCGGTAACATCGCGGCCACCGCGGGCGTCTCCTACAACGAACTCACGGCAGCTGTCGGCGCGCTCGCCAACGCTGGTATCCGTTCGGGCTCCACCATCGGCACCGGCCTCCGGCAGTTGCTGGTCGACCTGATGGCTCCCTCTAAGAACCTGAAGAAGGAAATGGCATCCCTCGGCCTGACCATGGCCGATATCGACGTTGAGACGAACGGCCTGACCGGCGTTCTGATGAACCTTCGCGCTGCCGGCTTCGATACCACGAGTGCGTTCGAGGCCTTCGAGGTGCGTGCCGCCGCCGCCTACACGGCCTTGTCGAACAACGTGGACGTCATGGCGCAGCTGCGCCAGTCCTTCATCCTGTCAAACGCCGCCGCCAAGGCGAACGAGACCCAGATGCAGTCGCTCGCCAACACGGCGGCGAACTTCGGCTCGAACCTGGGCGCGCTGACATACACCGCCTTCAAGCCGTTCCTCGCCACCCTGCAGGACGTGGTGGAAGGCGGGTCCGAGGTCCTTAGCACCTTGCGTCAGATGGGGCCGGTCGTTGAGATCGTGGGTACGGTCTTCGCAAGCCTGGTCTCGGCCCTTCTCATCGCCCGCATCGGTAAGCTGGTATTCGGCCTCATTGGCATCGGCACGGCGGCTACCGGAGCAGCTGGCGGGGTCCGTTTGCTCACCGCGGCCATGAGCGCCAACCCGGTTTTCCTGGGTCTCGCAGCACTCACGACTGGCATCACACTGCTCCAGCGCTTCGGGGACACAGCCGGCCGAACCGCGGCCCAGCTCGACGCCCTGGAAGCCAAGCAGAACGAATACCAGGCCCAGGTCGATGGCACGACCAATCGTATCGACAGCCTGAACTCTGCGATGGATGACCTGATCAAGAAGCAGGCCAGCCTCGAAGCGGAAGGAAACGGTAGCCTTCGCAAGACTAAGATCATGGAAATCGTCGCCAGCTTCCAGGAGCTGGCCGGCTCGGTTGATGTGTCGACCAGCTCTGTCGCCGATCTCATTGAGGCGATGAAGGATCTACGTGGCGAAATGGTCGCCGATCTGCCCGCGCAGATCGACCTCCTGACGGCCCAGCTCGATCAACGCATCGCGGTCCTCCGTGGCGCTGCTACTGACCACACCAAGGGTGAGGGTAGCTTCATTGCTGGCGCTGCCGCCTCGTCGCGCTTCGGCAATAACGGGGCTGTCTATTCGGGTGACGTCCCCTCGTTCAACGACGACGTGCTCGCAGCCTTTGGTCCCAAGGTCGCCGAGGCCTTCCGCGCACTGACTGGTCAAACCAACCTGGCCGACCTTTCCGGCCAGGAAGCGCAAGGTCTTCAGGCGATCCTGGAGAAGCTCGTCATTGATCTCGAAAACAAGATCAAGCCGCTGTCCGACGAAGCGGGGCTCTTCGGCGCTGGTCCCGAACTTATCGCCCTTCGTCAGGACCTGAACTTCGTCAAGCAGCTCGTGACGGCGTTCAAGCCGCTTGCGTCCAGCCTGATCGATATCCAGTCCCTGGGTCTGCAGCGGGATATGAAGGCCGGTGAGCGCGCGTCTGCAGTGTTGCAGGGTACCACTGGCTACAAGGCTGGTCAGGATGCCGAGGATGAGGCCTCAAAATACCTCACGGAAGGCCTGGCCAACGTCGTCCGCACCGAAGACTCGATCATCGGCGCCAAGGAGGCCTACGACGCGCTCCAGACCGGTCTCCAGGTCCAGCTCGATACGATCGAAGCCTCCCTCAAGTCGGCCGCGGAAGAGATGCGCGCCCAGGGCTTCACCGAGGAGGAGATCAAGGCCGCGATCGACAGCAGCTCGCTGAAGAACGACGAGGCGAAGCTGAAGAACGCCATGAAGAAGGGTTCGGCCGACGCCAACGCGGCCTACACCGACTTCATGGCCTACCTGCTGGAACAGCAGAAGAAGAACCTCAACAAAGAGATCGGCCGCGTCCAGAAGGAACTCGGCAAGGCCAAGACGGAGTTCGACGTCAACCGTATCGAGGATCGGCTCTACGCGCTCAACGACGAGCTGGCCAAGATCGAGATGGATCTGTTCGAAACCGACCCACACAAGGACGTTGGCAAGTCCGACGCCGATCTGCAGATCGCCAAGAAGCAAATCGCGGATGAGCAGAGGGATCGTCGCGACGAACTCGTCACCACGGTGATCGAGAAGCGCGCCGCGCTCGCGGAAGAGGTCAACAAGACCTACATTGAGAAGCTGGAGACCGAGCTCGGCAACGTCGAGACGGAGATGAGCAATCTCGTCAACACGGTCGATCAGAACTCCACCGTCGAGTATATCAAGTCGGTCGCAGCCAAGCTTGAGGAGCTGGATCGGAAGGCCAAAGCCCTGGCCGGCGAGATTGCCGGCGTCACCGTCTCCGACGACTACAGCGCCTTCACTGTGGGCGGTCTGCCGAGCGCCAGCGCGAACGACATCCAGAAGAAGATTATTGCCGCCGCCAACGCGAACGGCATCCCGCCCCACATCGCCCTGGCTATCGCGTCGTTCGAGAGCGGCTTCAACCCGAGTGCCAAGAACCCGATGTCATCGGCAGCTGGCATCTACCAGAACACCAATGGGAACTGGGACAGCCACGGTCTCCCTCGCTCCGGCCGCAACAACATCGATATGCAGATCGAGGCCGGCATGAAGGACATGCGCCGGACCCAGGAAGGGCTCGGCTCCACGCAGCTGTCGTTCAAGGACTACTACGGTTCGCACCTGCTCGGCCAGGCTGGTTACAAGAAGGCGTTGAGCAATCTCAACGGCAACGCCGTGTCGGTGCTGGGTTCCGATGCTGTCCACAAGAACGGCGGCAACATCAACCAGACTGTCTCGCAGTTCCTCGACACGATCGTCGCAAAGGCCTCCGTCCACCTGGAGAAGACCAAAGATCTCGTCCAGCGCCCCATGGACGCAGCCGGCTCCGCGCTAGACGCCGAAACGGAAAAGCTGACTGCTGACTCCACGGCGACCGTCAAGGAGTTCGGCGAGAAGGAGCGTAAGGCTAGCGTCAAGCGCCAGGTCAAGATCCTCGACAGCGCCGCCCAGGCGATCGAGGGCCAGATCAACACCCTCATGACGCAGTCTGGCAAGGCCGAGAACCCCGAGGCGCTCCAGTCCATCATTGACCAGGTCCGCACCAAGTGGGCCGAGATGATGGAGAAGGAGATCGAGGCCTTCACCGTCAAGAACAAGGGCACCGATGGCTTTGAGGAGCGTCTCGCTGATCTCACGACCGACCTGGAAGCCGGCCTAACCGGCAAGGTCGTGACGCTGCTCGATCGTTACCAGGCGGCTATCGAGAACCAGTCCTACGCTCCTCTCCAGGACGCGCAGGCCAATCTTGCAGCGGCCCAGAACCCGCTCTACGCGAAGAACTTCACCGACGCGGACGTCGCCGGCCTGGAGAAGAACGTCCAGCTGCAGGAACGCGCCGCCGCCGTTGAGCGGCTGAACCAGCTCGAACAGCTCCACGCCTACATCCTTCAGCAGGTAGCCGCGGCCGAGAGCCAGTACGGTGCCAATTCCCAGCAGGTGCAGGCGCTTAAGGAACGCCAGTATTCGGTCGAGCAGAGCCTGGGTAACGCGCGCCGGCAGAACACGTCTGACACCGAGGCTGCAGCCCGTGGTGAGATCACGCTCGCCCAGTCGATCGAGGCCGCGAACCGTGCGTGGATGATGCGCAACGGCCTGATGGATCAGAACGGAGATATGATTTCCGCTGCCGAGCGTGCCGGTCAGGCCTGGGGCACGGTGCTCGACACCCTAACCTCCGGTTTCTCGCAGCTGTTCATGGATCTCGCCATGGGCACCGAGAGCGCCGAGGAAGCCTTCAAGAAGTTCGGCCTGTCGGTGATCCAGATGCTCATGCAGATGATCGCCAAGCAGCTCGCCTTCAATCTCGTGCAATCGCTGATGGGCGGCGCGAGCAGCGGGGCTGGCAGCTTCCTTGGAATGCTCTTCGGCGCTGGCGCCGCCACCGGCCAGTTCGTCGCTGGTATCAAGCGCGCAGCCAACGGCGAGTACGTCTCCGGCAACAACCCGTTCCGTGATAGCGAGCTCCGCTCCGTCATGCCTGGCGAGATGATCCTGCGCACGTCGGCCGTGAACCAGATCGGCCGTGACGCCCTGGAGAAGGTCAATGCTCTCGGCAATCGCAAGATAGCCAGCGGTATGCCCACGATCCCGCAGCCGGAGGCGCAGGACAGCCGGCCAATCAACATCTGGGCGGTCCTTCCCGAGGAGCAGCAGCAGATCGGTCCCGAGGACGTGGTGGCCTACATCAGCGACGACATCCGCCGCCGTGGTGTGACGCGGACCCTGATCAAGGCGATCAACACAGGAAAGATGTAA
- a CDS encoding phage/plasmid primase, P4 family codes for MTKIFATEAPKFWALGKPAIPLRVGFKRPWIDAWQVFADRMPTEREQREWLTQKAEGNIGMPMGAASGIVAIDVDSEDPRVLRVVESVLPSSPWKRVGRKGAVYAYRFEGERTFRIKDANGEMLLECLSKGTQIVLPPSIHPDTGKAYAANCHLSEVMGSLPALPKGVETLLREALKAEGIDLSSTGNTKITSFVPAGARDNALVYHAGLLARAVTRAERSLVEAMGEMKAWVEGYTEKVAGDEVSIEKAQLKVVDFLMRDVTGDKRKALPMGWDDGLTEDDKQKLGLTITDENERWDAGRIVDFLVKEFERHVSPDTAGWTHTVEVALDRIARNIELSSLDEERILKFIVSQSKGSYTVVTLRKELAKLRAGEITGTDHSEVARAVIKDLEQYGKLRHNAGQFWQWKGAAWETIDTNDFVKRISEDYGTLPVCRRFSDISQIIKLMAGLLAEPLRTVSLNGVNFANGFLTENMELRKHSPEFGCTYVLPYRFQEDSRCPLFIQMLDDSWGEDADYGDKVMALQEALAATLMGLAPRYQRAFCMIGQAHSGKSRILEILKGLMPEGCHSAVPPTDWGDKFMPAQMADKLVNFAGEVSEKRDIAGDIFKKVICGEEIEAQHKNQPIFKFYPRAAQWFASNHTPKTKDTSDGFNRRWLFLEFPRRVPDEKKVIDIDQIVLAAEREQIVAWAMQSLERLKANKDYTIPSSHLAMIDEMANANNSVRYFLSQSPRLRVGKREHEGISQIRTMGDPLFDEYWSFCTMAGGVQRVARTKFHALMKELAGSFKFEQLKETRSGGYDIVYNYVTVVGMKN; via the coding sequence ATGACTAAGATTTTCGCAACAGAAGCCCCGAAATTCTGGGCTCTCGGCAAGCCCGCCATCCCCCTCCGCGTCGGGTTCAAGCGTCCGTGGATCGATGCGTGGCAGGTTTTCGCCGACCGCATGCCCACCGAGCGCGAGCAGCGCGAATGGCTGACCCAGAAGGCCGAGGGCAACATAGGTATGCCCATGGGCGCCGCCTCGGGCATCGTCGCGATCGATGTCGACAGTGAAGACCCGCGTGTCCTGCGCGTCGTCGAGTCCGTCCTGCCGAGCTCGCCGTGGAAGCGTGTTGGCCGCAAGGGTGCGGTTTACGCCTACCGCTTCGAGGGCGAGCGCACCTTCCGTATCAAGGACGCGAACGGCGAAATGCTCCTGGAATGCCTCTCGAAGGGCACCCAGATCGTGCTTCCACCCTCGATCCACCCCGATACAGGCAAGGCATACGCCGCAAATTGCCATCTTTCGGAGGTCATGGGCTCGCTTCCGGCCCTTCCGAAGGGCGTCGAAACGCTGCTTCGTGAGGCCCTGAAGGCCGAAGGGATCGACCTTTCGTCGACCGGAAACACCAAAATCACGTCTTTTGTGCCCGCTGGGGCGCGCGATAACGCCCTCGTCTACCACGCTGGCCTGCTGGCCAGGGCCGTGACGCGCGCCGAGCGCAGCCTGGTCGAGGCCATGGGCGAGATGAAGGCCTGGGTTGAGGGCTACACCGAGAAGGTGGCCGGCGATGAGGTCTCGATCGAGAAGGCCCAGCTCAAGGTCGTCGACTTCCTGATGCGTGACGTCACCGGCGACAAGCGTAAGGCCCTGCCGATGGGTTGGGATGACGGCCTGACCGAGGATGACAAGCAGAAGCTGGGTCTCACGATCACCGACGAGAACGAGCGCTGGGACGCCGGCCGGATTGTGGACTTCCTCGTGAAGGAGTTCGAGCGCCACGTCTCGCCGGACACTGCTGGCTGGACGCACACGGTCGAGGTCGCCCTCGATCGCATCGCGCGCAACATCGAGCTCTCGTCGCTGGACGAGGAGCGCATCCTGAAGTTCATCGTGTCGCAGTCGAAGGGCTCCTACACGGTCGTCACCCTCCGCAAGGAGCTCGCCAAGCTGCGGGCCGGCGAGATTACCGGCACCGACCACTCGGAGGTCGCTCGCGCGGTCATCAAGGACCTGGAGCAGTACGGCAAGCTTCGCCACAATGCTGGCCAGTTCTGGCAGTGGAAGGGCGCGGCCTGGGAAACGATCGACACGAACGACTTCGTGAAGCGTATTTCCGAGGATTATGGGACGCTGCCGGTGTGCCGTCGCTTCTCGGACATCTCGCAGATCATCAAGCTGATGGCCGGCCTGCTCGCCGAACCGCTTCGCACGGTCTCCCTGAATGGCGTGAACTTCGCCAACGGCTTCCTGACGGAGAATATGGAGCTGCGGAAGCACTCGCCGGAGTTCGGCTGCACCTATGTGCTGCCGTATCGCTTCCAGGAAGACTCGCGCTGCCCGCTTTTCATCCAGATGCTGGACGACAGCTGGGGTGAGGACGCCGATTACGGCGACAAGGTCATGGCACTGCAGGAAGCCCTCGCGGCGACCCTGATGGGCCTCGCACCGCGGTATCAGCGCGCTTTTTGCATGATTGGCCAGGCGCACTCGGGCAAGTCCCGCATTCTGGAGATCCTCAAGGGTCTGATGCCGGAAGGTTGCCACTCTGCGGTGCCGCCGACCGACTGGGGTGACAAGTTCATGCCGGCCCAGATGGCCGACAAGCTGGTCAACTTCGCCGGTGAAGTCTCGGAGAAGCGCGACATTGCCGGTGATATCTTCAAGAAGGTCATTTGTGGCGAGGAGATCGAGGCGCAGCACAAAAACCAGCCGATCTTCAAGTTCTATCCGCGCGCTGCGCAGTGGTTCGCCTCGAACCACACGCCGAAGACCAAGGATACGAGCGATGGATTTAATAGAAGGTGGCTGTTCCTGGAGTTCCCGCGGCGGGTGCCGGACGAGAAGAAGGTCATCGACATCGACCAGATCGTGCTTGCCGCCGAGCGTGAGCAGATCGTGGCCTGGGCGATGCAGTCCCTGGAGCGGTTGAAGGCCAACAAGGACTACACGATCCCGTCGTCCCACCTGGCGATGATCGACGAGATGGCGAACGCGAACAATTCGGTGCGCTATTTTTTGTCCCAGAGCCCTCGTCTTCGCGTGGGGAAGCGCGAGCACGAGGGCATTTCCCAGATCCGCACTATGGGGGATCCCCTCTTCGACGAATACTGGAGTTTCTGCACCATGGCGGGGGGTGTTCAGCGTGTTGCGCGGACGAAATTCCACGCATTGATGAAAGAGCTGGCGGGAAGCTTCAAGTTCGAGCAGCTGAAAGAGACCCGGAGCGGGGGCTACGACATCGTATACAACTACGTCACAGTTGTGGGGATGAAGAACTAA
- a CDS encoding phage terminase large subunit family protein yields MTLFDDFLGRINQKFADDSDSMPMSAYVEANTHLRKKPFSFDGYEFQRQIVDDLHLNMSVIKCSQIGLTEVQIRKFFCFLKRTSSINGIFSLPNDEMYKRVSQTRIKPIVDEELVFNQHTPSKKPVRSMSLYQVDDSFGFITGGKEGDATSINADIMFNDEVDLTDQEILALYGSRLQGSDIRMRQGFSTPTFEGYGIDSAYKASDQHEYLCRCDCGHWNLPVFTPRFMHIPGLPSDLNDLTEIDPDIAAKLDLANSYVMCEHCAKPLDLGNPNKREWVPRHPGRIGRGYWVRPFATPRLSVEYIVKELLEYKRKNSMRRWYNTVLGQPYNDANARLSLTEIEAVMKGEGKVHVSSDTPVAVGIDVGQTCHVVLAALGHVVPVVFDWLQVPSDDLKETLADLRKQYRIVAGGMDLNPYAPLAREIRDESKGIIMPVEYATSLSAAPISLVKDEMENITHVRSNRTQIIDAVVNDIRKHRLELAGYGNKKVIITTHLQDMVRVEEPEQPAKWVKLTGDDHFFHALGYMKHSLRIHDFIASQEEKDERQMSMLLGLISTVQQNEAQLGVRQRMKTPSVLGLG; encoded by the coding sequence GTGACCCTGTTCGATGACTTTCTCGGCAGGATAAATCAGAAATTCGCTGATGACAGCGACAGCATGCCCATGTCGGCTTATGTCGAGGCCAACACCCACCTCCGCAAGAAGCCATTCTCGTTCGACGGTTACGAGTTCCAGCGTCAGATCGTGGACGATCTGCACCTCAACATGTCGGTGATCAAATGCTCCCAGATCGGCCTCACAGAGGTTCAAATCCGCAAGTTCTTCTGCTTCCTGAAGCGGACGTCATCGATCAATGGTATTTTCAGCCTCCCGAACGACGAGATGTACAAGCGCGTCTCGCAGACCCGCATCAAGCCGATCGTCGACGAGGAGCTGGTGTTCAACCAGCACACCCCGTCGAAGAAGCCGGTGAGGTCGATGTCGCTCTACCAGGTCGATGACAGCTTCGGCTTCATCACCGGTGGCAAGGAAGGTGACGCGACCTCGATCAACGCGGACATCATGTTCAACGACGAGGTCGACCTGACCGACCAGGAGATCTTGGCCCTCTACGGCTCGCGTCTCCAGGGCTCCGATATCAGGATGCGCCAGGGCTTCTCGACGCCGACCTTCGAAGGCTACGGGATCGACAGCGCCTACAAGGCCTCCGACCAGCACGAGTATCTCTGCCGCTGTGATTGCGGCCACTGGAACCTGCCGGTGTTCACGCCGAGGTTCATGCATATTCCAGGTCTACCCTCAGACCTGAACGACCTTACCGAGATCGACCCTGACATCGCGGCAAAGCTCGATCTCGCCAACTCGTATGTCATGTGCGAGCACTGCGCGAAGCCACTCGATCTCGGTAACCCCAACAAGCGTGAATGGGTGCCCCGCCATCCCGGCCGTATCGGCCGCGGTTACTGGGTCCGACCCTTCGCCACACCGCGGCTCTCGGTCGAATACATCGTCAAGGAGCTGCTGGAGTACAAGCGCAAGAACTCGATGCGCCGTTGGTACAACACGGTGCTCGGCCAGCCCTACAACGATGCAAACGCACGGCTCTCCCTGACGGAGATCGAGGCCGTCATGAAAGGCGAAGGGAAAGTCCATGTCTCATCTGATACACCTGTGGCAGTCGGGATCGACGTCGGCCAAACATGTCATGTCGTCTTGGCTGCTCTCGGACACGTGGTTCCAGTTGTATTTGATTGGCTACAGGTCCCGTCAGACGATCTGAAGGAGACGCTCGCGGACTTGCGCAAGCAGTACCGGATCGTCGCCGGAGGCATGGATTTGAACCCCTATGCCCCGCTCGCGCGTGAGATCCGCGACGAGTCGAAGGGCATTATCATGCCGGTCGAATACGCGACCAGCCTCTCGGCGGCGCCGATCTCGCTGGTCAAGGACGAGATGGAGAACATCACCCACGTCCGAAGCAATCGAACACAGATCATCGACGCCGTCGTCAACGACATCCGCAAGCACAGGCTCGAGCTGGCCGGCTACGGCAACAAGAAGGTGATCATCACCACCCACCTTCAGGACATGGTTCGCGTCGAGGAGCCGGAACAGCCGGCCAAGTGGGTCAAGCTCACGGGCGACGACCACTTCTTCCACGCTCTCGGCTACATGAAGCACTCGCTTCGCATCCATGACTTTATCGCCAGCCAGGAAGAGAAGGACGAACGCCAGATGTCCATGCTCCTCGGCCTGATATCAACAGTGCAGCAAAATGAAGCACAACTGGGTGTGCGTCAGCGCATGAAGACCCCATCTGTGTTGGGACTCGGATAA